A DNA window from Fragaria vesca subsp. vesca linkage group LG3, FraVesHawaii_1.0, whole genome shotgun sequence contains the following coding sequences:
- the LOC101298298 gene encoding uncharacterized protein LOC101298298 produces MDPRISFSNDFADTQQAIKHEAIYREAPVSADFEFSVNNFGMIAADEVIFQGTLLPLKDNGANQGGKTTLRDELLAEDDYSDRFSRPSRSLSRWKERLGLKRSQIVPKKTDRSTHGGLESIVEERRHVFVHEAILISKET; encoded by the coding sequence ATGGATCCTAGGATTTCCTTCTCCAATGACTTTGCAGACACTCAACAAGCCATCAAGCATGAAGCCATCTACCGAGAAGCGCCAGTTTCTGCAGATTTCGAGTTCTCTGTGAACAACTTCGGGATGATAGCTGCGGATGAAGTCATATTTCAGGGCACATTGTTGCCCTTGAAGGACAATGGTGCCAACCAGGGAGGGAAGACTACTCTAAGGGATGAGTTACTGGCTGAGGATGATTATAGTGACAGGTTTTCGAGGCCATCAAGGAGTCTAAGCCGGTGGAAGGAACGATTGGGACTTAAGAGGTCTCAGATTGTTCCAAAGAAAACAGATAGGAGTACTCATGGGGGTCTGGAAAGCATAGTGGAAGAGAGGAGGCATGTGTTTGTTCATGAGGCTATACTTATTAGCAAGGAAACCTAG